In Leuconostoc kimchii IMSNU 11154, one genomic interval encodes:
- a CDS encoding RNA polymerase sigma factor, which produces MEINRYEKILVDIANEIVGFLINQGVEKSDAQDIMQDVFVKLLQTDIILTPDKLRPWLYRVALSRFYDIYRRQKRYRDILLEQYGQYSEVEPILADYSSLQRALGQLNDYQRALIILHYDDRKRINAIAAIYNVSESKIKVDLYRTRKQLKHMMMGYENE; this is translated from the coding sequence ATGGAAATTAATCGCTATGAAAAAATATTAGTCGATATTGCAAATGAAATTGTTGGTTTTTTAATTAATCAGGGTGTGGAAAAAAGTGATGCACAAGATATTATGCAGGATGTTTTTGTAAAATTACTTCAAACAGATATTATATTGACGCCAGATAAATTGCGGCCATGGTTGTATCGTGTTGCACTATCACGATTTTACGATATTTATCGTCGCCAAAAGCGTTACCGTGACATTCTACTAGAACAATATGGACAATATTCCGAAGTTGAACCAATATTGGCGGATTATAGTAGTTTGCAACGTGCATTGGGACAATTAAATGATTATCAACGGGCGTTGATCATTTTGCATTATGATGATCGAAAACGAATTAACGCTATTGCTGCGATTTATAACGTTAGTGAATCCAAAATAAAAGTAGATTTGTATCGAACAAGAAAGCAGTTAAAACACATGATGATGGGGTATGAAAATGAGTGA
- a CDS encoding anti sigma factor C-terminal domain-containing protein → MSDNINFEKIVKIEKRKKMWKTIAIACAATLVVGGGGAYATHQFVGHKMQKEAEKQQRQFNIEDLIYSPNMISTSQYFSVTRATQSTLKSDREKNIDGYRVSYPEKSISFNMNGIESASSQTPNVVSKNGSSKEVIATNRQSQQKEPLFFNVKYAHAYQSAKDQKSMLAPSKPTHEAKTLDHLSNSLSEVAITFDKRYSYDDIRQMMPDNVMINYYWLGIKSDKLDATHAPYIGLNASEDGTGKLTEGTGIKAGQNEFFGYQGLKQALKDQSGRQVIDNIDIAKDGQKLIAKNLKSATFAGVIVTGRTQNLAKLDSQHYTFATNVGVTTPIMPYQEPIK, encoded by the coding sequence ATGAGTGACAATATTAATTTTGAAAAAATTGTTAAGATAGAAAAACGTAAAAAGATGTGGAAAACCATAGCAATTGCCTGTGCTGCGACGTTGGTAGTAGGTGGTGGTGGCGCATATGCTACTCATCAATTTGTAGGACATAAAATGCAAAAGGAAGCTGAAAAACAACAACGTCAGTTTAATATTGAGGATCTGATATATTCACCTAATATGATATCGACATCACAATATTTTTCAGTAACTAGAGCCACGCAAAGTACATTGAAAAGTGACCGTGAAAAAAACATTGATGGGTATCGTGTGTCTTACCCAGAAAAAAGTATCTCATTTAATATGAATGGCATTGAAAGTGCTTCTTCACAAACACCAAATGTTGTTTCTAAAAATGGTTCATCTAAAGAAGTGATTGCCACTAATCGGCAGTCTCAACAAAAAGAACCCTTATTTTTCAATGTGAAGTATGCCCATGCATATCAATCTGCCAAAGATCAAAAATCAATGTTAGCACCAAGCAAGCCAACACACGAGGCCAAAACTTTAGATCATTTATCAAATTCCTTAAGTGAAGTGGCAATCACATTCGATAAACGTTACAGCTATGATGACATTCGTCAAATGATGCCTGATAATGTCATGATCAATTATTATTGGCTGGGCATTAAGAGTGATAAACTAGATGCAACGCATGCCCCTTATATTGGTCTGAATGCTAGTGAAGATGGTACAGGAAAATTGACAGAAGGAACTGGAATTAAAGCAGGTCAAAATGAATTTTTCGGTTATCAAGGACTCAAACAAGCATTAAAAGATCAGTCTGGGCGACAGGTTATCGATAATATAGACATTGCAAAGGATGGTCAAAAACTGATTGCAAAAAATCTCAAATCAGCAACATTCGCTGGCGTAATTGTTACTGGGCGAACACAAAATTTAGCTAAACTAGATAGTCAGCATTATACGTTTGCGACAAATGTGGGTGTCACAACACCGATTATGCCGTATCAAGAGCCAATCAAATAA
- the tsaB gene encoding tRNA (adenosine(37)-N6)-threonylcarbamoyltransferase complex dimerization subunit type 1 TsaB gives MKILAFDTSNQPLTVSLAEDNNVLRVFSTNEARNHSIQLLPAIQATLAAQQWTLSDIDRIVVAQGPGSFTGLRIGVTVAKMLADTLNIALVGVSSLAILAQNVSNEGLVVPLFNARNDNVFSGVYQNGENVFPDAHQPLINLFAWLAERDETVTFLGDTDIFAEKIAEKFGTQAHVLTPSESLPDGQGIVSLGIKATPIASIADFNPQYLRKTQAELNWIAAHPGEDNPENYVFEV, from the coding sequence ATGAAGATTCTAGCATTTGATACAAGTAACCAGCCACTGACAGTGAGTTTGGCGGAAGATAATAACGTTCTACGGGTTTTCTCGACTAACGAGGCACGTAATCATTCTATTCAATTGTTGCCAGCCATTCAAGCCACGTTGGCAGCACAACAATGGACATTATCCGATATTGATCGTATCGTCGTAGCGCAAGGGCCAGGCTCATTTACTGGGTTAAGAATCGGCGTGACGGTGGCTAAAATGCTAGCTGATACATTAAATATAGCCTTGGTTGGCGTTTCTAGTTTGGCCATTTTAGCGCAAAATGTGTCGAATGAAGGATTAGTTGTGCCGTTATTTAATGCGCGTAATGATAATGTTTTTTCAGGTGTTTATCAGAACGGTGAAAATGTTTTTCCTGATGCGCATCAACCCCTCATTAATTTGTTTGCTTGGCTAGCCGAACGTGACGAAACAGTGACGTTTTTGGGTGATACCGATATTTTTGCAGAAAAAATTGCAGAAAAATTTGGCACACAGGCTCATGTATTAACACCAAGTGAGAGTTTACCTGACGGGCAGGGTATTGTTTCTTTAGGCATAAAAGCCACGCCAATTGCAAGCATTGCTGACTTTAATCCACAATATTTGCGAAAGACACAAGCAGAGTTGAACTGGATTGCAGCACATCCGGGTGAGGATAACCCTGAAAATTATGTTTTTGAAGTTTAA
- the rimI gene encoding ribosomal protein S18-alanine N-acetyltransferase: protein MFLKFNRHHKLPAALPKFEQKLVDTRGYSFILRRATVEDIDSLVHIEEAVYAGKAPWLLRDFLSELSRPRLRLYLVIQRNDQVIGFAGAAYNREKQDIHITNIAIVPIWQKNGLGTLMIEELAAFSRAVGVTTMSLEARASNHGAMALYQRLGFLKTDVKKGYYFGDHEDAITMVNHFEHKISDN, encoded by the coding sequence ATGTTTTTGAAGTTTAATCGGCATCATAAATTACCCGCGGCATTACCAAAATTTGAACAAAAATTAGTTGACACTAGAGGGTATTCGTTTATATTGAGACGAGCAACTGTTGAAGATATTGATAGTTTAGTACATATTGAGGAAGCTGTGTATGCTGGTAAGGCACCATGGTTATTGCGTGATTTCTTGAGTGAACTATCTAGACCGCGTTTACGCCTGTATTTAGTAATTCAACGAAACGATCAAGTGATTGGTTTTGCAGGCGCAGCTTATAATCGTGAGAAGCAGGATATACATATAACGAACATTGCGATTGTGCCTATTTGGCAAAAAAATGGGCTGGGGACGTTGATGATTGAGGAATTAGCGGCTTTTTCAAGGGCCGTTGGTGTGACAACAATGAGTTTAGAAGCACGTGCTTCTAATCATGGTGCCATGGCTTTATATCAGCGATTAGGTTTTTTGAAAACGGATGTAAAGAAGGGTTACTACTTTGGTGATCATGAAGATGCAATTACAATGGTAAATCATTTTGAACATAAAATTAGCGACAATTGA